A region of the Candidatus Cloacimonadota bacterium genome:
CTGGTAATAGATTCCCGGCAAAGAATCAGGTGGTGCAAAATATTTTGTTTTATATGTATTCGTATAACTAAAATCTGCATTTCCAAGCATTTTCACACTATATCCAACCACTTTTGTGACATACATGACCATCTTTTGGAAGTTGAATGCCGCTCGTCCATCATCCTTTTCAGTTATCTCTTCTTCAATCTTCTCGACCTGAACAGAATCGATAAGTTCGTTCTGTTTCCCCAATTCAGGATCCTCATTCTCCATCTGTTTCTTCCGTTCAATATCTTCAAGCTCTCTCTCGTCTATCTCAGGTATTTCTTCCTTTTCCTCTTCCTCCTCAATAATCTCCTCTTTTCCATCTTTTTCGACAACCTCCTCAATATCTATAAGCTCCATGATGTCCTTACCCCATTTACTGAACTTGAGTGTGACATTTGCCGAGGTTGTCTTCTCATTCTCAACTTCATATTGAATCGACAAAGAGTCGTTCTGTAGATTTTCTCTGCGGCTCTGCTTATAAATTGTTTTGTATTTTGTATTGAAGTTGAAGAACTTCATGAACTGTGGTACATATTCAAGCGTTACATCCTGGTTTCGAGAACTTTCAACACCAATATTGAGATTCCCGACCTTGTTTGTTTTGGTCAGATCGCGTGTCATGTTAAGGATATAGTCCGCATCAAAATCAGTGAAAAGTTCATAATTTACTGTCAATTTCGGATTAAGTGTATGAACCGGTGCTTTTTTATCATTAATAAAGACCGTATCCTGAACCTGCTTTGACCATGAATTAAATTTTGAGTATGTATAATTTGTATTTAAAATTATTTTTTGGGGAACGAAGTAAAAGTTAAATTTTTCAAAGATCTTGAGTGTAAGGAGTTTTTTTCCAATATTTAATGTATAATCAAATGTCCCGGTATATTTCAGGGTCGTATCCCGTTTTGTGGGTGAGAGCGTTTTACTTTGCTGAACTGTAGCTTTGATGAACGTATTATCTAAAAGGAGTTTGGAAAAGAAGTTCGTTGATTTCTTGGATTTTCTTAATGAGAGAGATGCATTTCTTGTTTCAGAAAGAGTTTTATATTCATTCTTTTCCTCTGATGTTGTTAGTTTAACATCTGAGTTTGGTTTAAAGCGAGGTTTGCTTTCTCCATAGGTGTAATCAAATTTCAGTGGAATGTTGAATCCCCAATCGCCAGGCAGGAACTTATGAAGGTAGAGATTATTTCTGAGTGAATACGAATAGCTGTCCTGGTTACTTCCACCGGTTGCTCCAAGGGAGTAGAAGTTTGGTGTTTTACGCTCAAAACTAAGCTGCAAATCAGCAAAATCGGCAAATTTTGTATCCAGTGTTAGCCGTGCTGCCATGCCGACTTCCCCATATGCATCACTCACTCTGATATCATCGAAGAATATTCTTCCGCTGAATGATGTTTGCATTGAGTCCGGTCTGACAAGTCCCACAACAACCTGTTTGACATATCCAAGGGATGGATTACCTACGATCCTGAGACGGGATGTTGTGTCCGGTACATCACTTCTCTTGAGGTTTGTAAATTCTGTAAAATCTATCGTTATGCCCTGCCACCTGCTTTCCAACATCTTCGTATCGATGTCATCATAAACCTGCACTGGTTGGCGATATTCATAATAGTTCGAAGTGTCTGCTCCAAGCCGGAAAACAATTGTCTCAGTGTTTGAAGCATTTGGAGGAGGTCCTGTTGCATGCTGCGCATAGACCCATAACTTTACTTTGCTGTAATTGAGTAGATCGAGTTTTTCTGAGAAGGTCTCTTTAGCATATACGTACCTGTCCGGTTCGAGGTTCTGAATGTTCAAAACCAGTGACTGCTCGATCTCTTTTTCTTTATCGTCATCGTCTATTAACGATCCCGGAGGTGGTGTGTAATCTGGATTGTTCAGGTTATTTTCAGTGGCTACTTCAAAAACTTCATCTGGTTGCAGGTTCGATGGTTTATGAAGTGTGGTATCCATGATCGTGGACGCTACCCATTTATTTCCGACAAGTTCAAAAGTCTCGATATCTATAATTTTATCATCAGAAGTCTCGGTCTTCATCCATAGACGGACACTTTGAATATAATCCCAGGCAACCCCACCCTGTCCAAGGGGTTTAAAATAAAGAGTGTCCTGTAATGGGATTCGAATGAACATCCAGTCATTATATTCGGAAATAATTACTTCAGGATCGACGTTCTTAAGATCAATCGCATACTGGAAATAGTTATTTCTCGTATCAAGCACATAGTTTTTGTTCAAATCCTCAGTATCCAGACGCCCATTTACTTCTGCTCCGTTAATGCCGCTATAATCTGTTGAACCTGCAGAATAATTATAATCATCATTTCCATCATCAATACCCTCAATTCCATCAAATTCATGGCTTTTGGGAGGTACCGGATCTGTTCCCTGAACATTATCGAGCCCGACATCTTCACCAGCATCGAGTACTCCATCCTGGTTTAAATCTTCATAGTTCAAAACATTGTTTGGGTGTGTTATCGGATAATAATCCTCGCTCATCGTGCCAAGATTTATAAAAAGTGTGTCACCCTGATCAGCATCCTTTGCTTTATACGTCAGTTCAAGATATTTTTTCTTCTCAACATCCTCTGCTGTCCTGCCAAAGCTTTTCATAATACCACCCCAATTCGGAAGTGATGATAGAGGGTCAAGTTTGCATTCCAAGACTGAAACATATTCTCTGCCCTCTTGTTCAGGAAGATCAGGATAGATATCCTTTTTCTGATATACATTATGAGGATTATACCAGCTAAAGTCACCTCTTGTTATAAGTGAATCAATCATTAATGAATCAATAATGAGAGGCCAGCTCGCAAAATCATATTCAGTTCTGCTGAGCCCTATTGAGAATATCTCATTGATCGCTTCCATGTCATCGATATATGCTTCCCCTTTATCAGTAGCATTGGGATCTGGAATGTTCATGGCAACTTCACCGGAAAGATTCACGGTCGACGTTTCTTTTGTTCGTACAAGCGGTATCATATCGACCAGGTCAGTGACAAACGGCAACTCCGCTCGTATAGAACCGTCAATATCCCCCACAAATGCTTTTGTTGGTTCTCCTCCTACTTTTACGTGTTTATTGCCTGTCGAACCACCCTCATACATAAAAGTTGCA
Encoded here:
- the sprA gene encoding cell surface protein SprA; amino-acid sequence: MKNKSVFPIIFLFLIGIGYTLLQYNAIQAETVIHEGKETSHEVTEKVTDSAGEVHEDTLLIATDTLFIETPELGITDTISQTDTLNLTEQHEKQQDSVRVKEKKKKYIQRTSSFPILFNYPFSMPLMAKKDSAEVMNYLLKEVFPRKKFSRYFDSYSLYAQSDDIDIRKKRVLVSSTFGDARIHAPFAVGLPGYMNARFREKFYNMMIVDIDEAEQLRLQDRESQGIIPDIEFPKIKMPKAMQRFFGDNIGRLKVTGSQKITIGGSSTIRKPEVVTEGTKKGFFPDLKMEQKLNLGISGTIGKKIKVEVKQTSDESIFEKNKISIKYVGDEDDPIKLIELGDTRLSLSGSQFLSYSASSEDLFGIKGEFEFGKLRLTTIVSQQEGQQASASATGNAVEQETDYLDKSFVRNKYFLFNQPDSLFLDAQGHFVNPDTLPMTEWYYIADKMPKQGTVQVFIDDGNFDPAIDVTGYDQHGNEYKFRQLTDPIKEFFIDYENAPYMIQFGVGISDNYAIGVIYEEVSGKKWGEYIDGVPHVKMIKKSYLVPSSELPDAKWNYQVKNIYSLGGTNIDPQDFDVKIFYEDPDNNGNETFEITINNVQHKLIDILDLDTNGDGKVNGSDETIDLEKGIAQFRMWEPFQPYWFSDYSSTLGNPMVYNERNPDITDYNPFYVRVKSNTVGSTINLGHINIIEGSEKVYVDGELMKKGVDYDIDYFSGTVRLKGDAASDPNAVVKVDFEYKPFFNIDKKSMFGVRADYEFNDNAKIGATFMYEGGSTGNKHVKVGGEPTKAFVGDIDGSIRAELPFVTDLVDMIPLVRTKETSTVNLSGEVAMNIPDPNATDKGEAYIDDMEAINEIFSIGLSRTEYDFASWPLIIDSLMIDSLITRGDFSWYNPHNVYQKKDIYPDLPEQEGREYVSVLECKLDPLSSLPNWGGIMKSFGRTAEDVEKKKYLELTYKAKDADQGDTLFINLGTMSEDYYPITHPNNVLNYEDLNQDGVLDAGEDVGLDNVQGTDPVPPKSHEFDGIEGIDDGNDDYNYSAGSTDYSGINGAEVNGRLDTEDLNKNYVLDTRNNYFQYAIDLKNVDPEVIISEYNDWMFIRIPLQDTLYFKPLGQGGVAWDYIQSVRLWMKTETSDDKIIDIETFELVGNKWVASTIMDTTLHKPSNLQPDEVFEVATENNLNNPDYTPPPGSLIDDDDKEKEIEQSLVLNIQNLEPDRYVYAKETFSEKLDLLNYSKVKLWVYAQHATGPPPNASNTETIVFRLGADTSNYYEYRQPVQVYDDIDTKMLESRWQGITIDFTEFTNLKRSDVPDTTSRLRIVGNPSLGYVKQVVVGLVRPDSMQTSFSGRIFFDDIRVSDAYGEVGMAARLTLDTKFADFADLQLSFERKTPNFYSLGATGGSNQDSYSYSLRNNLYLHKFLPGDWGFNIPLKFDYTYGESKPRFKPNSDVKLTTSEEKNEYKTLSETRNASLSLRKSKKSTNFFSKLLLDNTFIKATVQQSKTLSPTKRDTTLKYTGTFDYTLNIGKKLLTLKIFEKFNFYFVPQKIILNTNYTYSKFNSWSKQVQDTVFINDKKAPVHTLNPKLTVNYELFTDFDADYILNMTRDLTKTNKVGNLNIGVESSRNQDVTLEYVPQFMKFFNFNTKYKTIYKQSRRENLQNDSLSIQYEVENEKTTSANVTLKFSKWGKDIMELIDIEEVVEKDGKEEIIEEEEEKEEIPEIDERELEDIERKKQMENEDPELGKQNELIDSVQVEKIEEEITEKDDGRAAFNFQKMVMYVTKVVGYSVKMLGNADFSYTNTYKTKYFAPPDSLPGIYYQLGLRDQTAGSIQSTGQSDAFSVNTRTTFEVFSFLSADLNAKYTIDLTKASGNKTKSESIVLPGVMLSFNSIDKLLKAKFMTGSNLSTSFTRLISNTGQGFWETPEQTTEKYQFTPLLSFNTKLLNKINTNLGFNYTFSDQKSYTGNFKQTHTNEMGLSMTFRYSFQAAKGIKIPLLGRLKMNNKTDIDLNVSYTSNRSQYTDTSNQQWQDANHKNVLKIEPRIAYNFSRDINAGLTARYESSKDVKAETSSTTTAINIWVEFKF